DNA sequence from the Suttonella indologenes genome:
GTCACGTCTATCCTTCGGATATGTCAGGTTTTATCTGTTTGGAAGGCTTTACCTTTCTTGAGGAAAACCGCAGGATTATCGATCCGCGCACCGAAAAATTGAGCTTGGAATTCGGGCAGGTGGAAACCGCCTTTATTCCTTATTACCAAGTTATCCGCATAGACCAAGTCAAACAAGTCGGCGAAAGCCGTATCAGTGACGCGCAAAACAGCGGTAAAATCCGCCATTTCCCG
Encoded proteins:
- a CDS encoding DUF1820 family protein, with the translated sequence MYDSKADVIYRVQFKTDDKHYDLFVRHVYPSDMSGFICLEGFTFLEENRRIIDPRTEKLSLEFGQVETAFIPYYQVIRIDQVKQVGESRISDAQNSGKIRHFPQASH